The following is a genomic window from Funiculus sociatus GB2-C1.
TCTTATGCACCCGTAGGCGATCATCAAAATGGCATTGCCACTAATGGTTCCTTGGCTCGTACTGTAGCAGATGCCGCCGCTCTCCTCGATGTGATGTCTGGCTATATCACTGGCGATCCCTACTGGTTGCCAGATCCAGAAACGACGTTTTTGGCGGCGACAGAACAAAAGTTAAATCCTTTGCGAATTGCTTTCAGCACAACAATTCCACCAGTGGGCGAAGCTGATGCGGTGCGTCAAGAATCGGTGCTAAAAACGGTGCGCCATTTAGAAGAAATGGGTCATATTGTGGAACCAGGATGCCCCGATTTCAGTAATTTGATTGAACCTTTTACCAAAGTTTTTCTAGCTGGTGTGGCGGCGGCGGGGATTCCCAAAGAGTATCTCCAACCCATGAATCGCTGGATGGTAGAACAATCTGGGTCGGCGGGTGAATATTTACAAGCTGTTGCCCAAATGCAAATTTCGGCGCGGCGAATTGTGGCCTTTTTTGAAAACTATGATGTTTTAGTGTTGCCAACTTATTTGCATCAACCTCTCCGCATTGGTGAGTGGGCAAATTTGCCTCCAGAAGAGATTTTGCAAAGAATTATTCAGTGGGTGGCTCCCTGCCCGCCGTTCAATGCTACTGGACAACCCGCGATCGCACTCCCTACCGGTTTTGACGATATCGGCTTGCCTGTAGGCGTACAATTGGTCGGACGACCTGCTGCTGAAGCTACTCTCATCTCTTTAGCCTCCCAGTTAGAAGCCGCTAAACTTTGGAGCGATCGCCGCCCTGATTTTGCAGTTTAAAAAAGGGTTGTCAGACAAAAGGCAAAAATACAACCTTACTTAGATTTATAACTCTTAGTCCCCTCCCCGTCAACGGGGCAGGGGGTTGGGGGTGGGGTTTTCTTAATTAAATCTTGCAAGCTTTCCCGCTAGGAGTAGCATCAGGATATAGAGTAACAATTGCATCTCTGCTCTTGACCAATACAGCTTTATAAGATTTTTTCGTCTCATCATCTTGCACTGTCAAAATGCAAGCCCCCTGAGCATTTCCCTGCACCTTCAATGCTTTAGTTGCATCCAAAAGCATTTCTTTAGCATCACTCACAAGAGAATAGCCTTTGATGTTATCTTTCCAAATTTGCCCATCTTTTTTGATGAGTACACCCACTGTATAAATTACACCAGGAACTACTTCTTCATTCTGCAAATTCTCAGATAACCTTCCCCCTATTTTATCTTCTTGCAGTTGCAAATATCTGCCAAAAAAATGCAGCCCGCCAATTTTAGTAGGTCCCTCTAACTCCCCGCAAAAGATATGTTCAAACCCTCCTCTGTCATTCCAAGCAGCCGTTAAATCATCGAGGAATTCTGCTTCTGTACTTCTACTTGGACGCAATTGCCCACCTACTGACTGTTGAATTTCCCGCAGTACATTTCGATTATCGGACATCAATTTTTTGAAAGCACTTGCCGTCACCTTGCTGCCAATCGTTCCGCAGGTTTTCAAAACAGCTTGATCGAAATTGCTCAGTTTGGGTGCTGGTGGTGTAATGTCTGCTTTTTGATTGCGCGGAAAGCGATGAGTCTCTAGGTTATTAAGATTATCAAAAAACGGTTGTATAGCTGTTGATGGCTGCTTTACGGTAGGAGAGTTAATTGGAGTCCCACTTACACCTTCAGAAAAAGTGCCACAATCAACACTCACCCAGCGAAGTCCTGGGGTTGCACCAGGTACTTTAATAAATATAAACTTTCGTTGCCTAGAGTTGAAGCC
Proteins encoded in this region:
- a CDS encoding EndoU domain-containing protein; its protein translation is MKLNFWSRLGVLKLKFLLALILITPLLSIYAAYAQVPASGTFRATRTCEATRGINGTNPGNIRVTNGQSYEAVGFNSRQRKFIFIKVPGATPGLRWVSVDCGTFSEGVSGTPINSPTVKQPSTAIQPFFDNLNNLETHRFPRNQKADITPPAPKLSNFDQAVLKTCGTIGSKVTASAFKKLMSDNRNVLREIQQSVGGQLRPSRSTEAEFLDDLTAAWNDRGGFEHIFCGELEGPTKIGGLHFFGRYLQLQEDKIGGRLSENLQNEEVVPGVIYTVGVLIKKDGQIWKDNIKGYSLVSDAKEMLLDATKALKVQGNAQGACILTVQDDETKKSYKAVLVKSRDAIVTLYPDATPSGKACKI
- a CDS encoding amidase — translated: MNQIDLAFTPAVEQAQLIRSKQVSPLELTELYLERIHRLDGNLGSYFTVMTDVALADAKAKTEALAGDTSELPPFFGVPISIKDLNPVAGVRCTYGTPALRDKIAAYDDAVAGRIKMAGFTILGKTATSELGSMPFTEAPGFPPTRNPWNLDYTPGGSSGGASAATAAGLCALAQGSDGGGSVRGPAACCGLVGLKPSRGRISYAPVGDHQNGIATNGSLARTVADAAALLDVMSGYITGDPYWLPDPETTFLAATEQKLNPLRIAFSTTIPPVGEADAVRQESVLKTVRHLEEMGHIVEPGCPDFSNLIEPFTKVFLAGVAAAGIPKEYLQPMNRWMVEQSGSAGEYLQAVAQMQISARRIVAFFENYDVLVLPTYLHQPLRIGEWANLPPEEILQRIIQWVAPCPPFNATGQPAIALPTGFDDIGLPVGVQLVGRPAAEATLISLASQLEAAKLWSDRRPDFAV